One stretch of Rhinatrema bivittatum chromosome 8, aRhiBiv1.1, whole genome shotgun sequence DNA includes these proteins:
- the SLC46A1 gene encoding proton-coupled folate transporter isoform X3: MQVELETMTAHWNLYINLGGFLAGLFAVMLLGPWSDSVGRRPVLILPALGLALQAAIYLVVMYQKLHVGYFLLGRILSGLCGDFNMILAACFASIADTSDRRSRTFRVAILEACLGIAGMLASIIGGHWCKAQGYINPFWLVFAGNLVTALYAIFCVRESVREKKCAKLFSSRHYLTVYRLFTVPGEDRHRAQLCLYSLALLLVVTVHFGAKDLFVLYELSSPLCWGSDLIGYASAAEHLTYLSSLAGLRALQLCLEDAWVAEMGLLSNISGLIVISVATTTALMFTGFGIRFLAMATTPVIRSKLSKLVDEREQGALFASVACVEGLSSLVSTGLFNALYPATLPFMKGFPFLFGGLILLIPVAIIGLTEKCSSKPEYREFTEASQE, from the exons ATGCAAGTT GAACTGGAGACCATGACAGCTCACTGGAACCTTTATATTAATCTGGGGGGCTTCCTGGCCGGGCTCTTTGCTGTCATGCTTCTCGGCCCCTGGAGTGACAGTGTTGGGCGCCGTCCGGTGCTCATTCTTCCAGCCCTTGGCCTGGCCCTGCAGGCTGCTATCTACCTTGTCGTCATGTACCAGAAACTGCACGTTGGCTACTTCTTGCTCGGACGGATTCTCAGTGGCCTGTGTGGGGACTTCAACATGATCCTTGCGGCTTGCTTCGCTTCCATTGCCGACACAAGTGACCGGCGCTCACGGACCTTCCGGGTGGCGATCCTGGAGGCCTGTCTGGGGATAGCGGGCATGTTGGCCAGCATCATCGGTGGACACTGGTGCAAAGCCCAAGGCTACATCAACCCCTTCTGGTTGGTGTTTGCTGGGAACCTTGTCACAGCGCTTTATGCGATCTTCTGCGTTCGAGAGTCTGTGCGCGAAAAGAAATGTGCGAAACTGTTTAGCAGCCGCCACTACCTGACTGTGTATCGCCTATTCACTGTGCCGGGCGAGGACAGGCACCGTGCCCAGCTCTGCCTTTATTCACTGGCTCTCCTGCTCGTTGTCACTGTGCATTTTGGGGCCAAGGACCTCTTTGTGCTGTATGAACTGAGCTCTCCGCTGTGCTGGGGCTCTGATCTCATCGGCTATGCTTCAGCAGCCGAACATCTGACATACCTCAGCAGCCTGGCAGGGCTCAGGGCGCTGCAGCTGTGCCTGGAGGATGCTTGGGTGGCAGAAATGGGCCTGCTCTCCAACATCTCCGGACTGATTGTCATTTCCGTGGCAACTACAACTGCTCTGATGTTTACAG GTTTTGGAATCCGATTTTTAGCAATGGCAACAACTCCTGTAATACGGTCAAAGCTTTCAAAGCTGGTGGATGAGAGAGAACAGG GTGCTCTCTTCGCATCAGTTGCGTGTGTAGAAGGTCTTTCGTCGCTGGTATCCACAGGACTCTTTAATGCTCTTTACCCTGCGACCCTGCCCTTCATGAAAGGATTTCCCTTTCTCTTTGGAGGACTTATACTTCTTATTCCAGTTGCAATTATTGG GTTGACTGAAAAATGCAGTTCCAAGCCGGAATA
- the SLC46A1 gene encoding proton-coupled folate transporter isoform X1, giving the protein MAPPGPSEPPPGPPGRCRLTVEPLLFLAMFSLALQGPLTTQYLWDRLGAQLGYNGTRERGCRNQSGSPDPLQQELETMTAHWNLYINLGGFLAGLFAVMLLGPWSDSVGRRPVLILPALGLALQAAIYLVVMYQKLHVGYFLLGRILSGLCGDFNMILAACFASIADTSDRRSRTFRVAILEACLGIAGMLASIIGGHWCKAQGYINPFWLVFAGNLVTALYAIFCVRESVREKKCAKLFSSRHYLTVYRLFTVPGEDRHRAQLCLYSLALLLVVTVHFGAKDLFVLYELSSPLCWGSDLIGYASAAEHLTYLSSLAGLRALQLCLEDAWVAEMGLLSNISGLIVISVATTTALMFTGFGIRFLAMATTPVIRSKLSKLVDEREQGALFASVACVEGLSSLVSTGLFNALYPATLPFMKGFPFLFGGLILLIPVAIIGLTEKCSSKPEYREFTEASQE; this is encoded by the exons ATGGCTCCGCCTGGACCTTCCGAGCCCCCACCGGGCCCGCCTGGCCGCTGCAGGCTGACTGTGGAGCCGCTGCTCTTCCTGGCCATGTTCTCGCTGGCGCTGCAGGGGCCGCTTACCACGCAGTACCTGTGGGACCGGCTCGGCGCTCAGCTGGGCTACAATGGCACACGGGAGCGTGGATGCCGCAACCAGAGCGGATCTCCGGACCCGCTACAGCAG GAACTGGAGACCATGACAGCTCACTGGAACCTTTATATTAATCTGGGGGGCTTCCTGGCCGGGCTCTTTGCTGTCATGCTTCTCGGCCCCTGGAGTGACAGTGTTGGGCGCCGTCCGGTGCTCATTCTTCCAGCCCTTGGCCTGGCCCTGCAGGCTGCTATCTACCTTGTCGTCATGTACCAGAAACTGCACGTTGGCTACTTCTTGCTCGGACGGATTCTCAGTGGCCTGTGTGGGGACTTCAACATGATCCTTGCGGCTTGCTTCGCTTCCATTGCCGACACAAGTGACCGGCGCTCACGGACCTTCCGGGTGGCGATCCTGGAGGCCTGTCTGGGGATAGCGGGCATGTTGGCCAGCATCATCGGTGGACACTGGTGCAAAGCCCAAGGCTACATCAACCCCTTCTGGTTGGTGTTTGCTGGGAACCTTGTCACAGCGCTTTATGCGATCTTCTGCGTTCGAGAGTCTGTGCGCGAAAAGAAATGTGCGAAACTGTTTAGCAGCCGCCACTACCTGACTGTGTATCGCCTATTCACTGTGCCGGGCGAGGACAGGCACCGTGCCCAGCTCTGCCTTTATTCACTGGCTCTCCTGCTCGTTGTCACTGTGCATTTTGGGGCCAAGGACCTCTTTGTGCTGTATGAACTGAGCTCTCCGCTGTGCTGGGGCTCTGATCTCATCGGCTATGCTTCAGCAGCCGAACATCTGACATACCTCAGCAGCCTGGCAGGGCTCAGGGCGCTGCAGCTGTGCCTGGAGGATGCTTGGGTGGCAGAAATGGGCCTGCTCTCCAACATCTCCGGACTGATTGTCATTTCCGTGGCAACTACAACTGCTCTGATGTTTACAG GTTTTGGAATCCGATTTTTAGCAATGGCAACAACTCCTGTAATACGGTCAAAGCTTTCAAAGCTGGTGGATGAGAGAGAACAGG GTGCTCTCTTCGCATCAGTTGCGTGTGTAGAAGGTCTTTCGTCGCTGGTATCCACAGGACTCTTTAATGCTCTTTACCCTGCGACCCTGCCCTTCATGAAAGGATTTCCCTTTCTCTTTGGAGGACTTATACTTCTTATTCCAGTTGCAATTATTGG GTTGACTGAAAAATGCAGTTCCAAGCCGGAATA
- the SLC46A1 gene encoding proton-coupled folate transporter isoform X2, whose product MERSRPMPSGFWSNSQGEPRTMRPPSQGQKWLSNFAGYRAGSRCPVFDASCKCWELETMTAHWNLYINLGGFLAGLFAVMLLGPWSDSVGRRPVLILPALGLALQAAIYLVVMYQKLHVGYFLLGRILSGLCGDFNMILAACFASIADTSDRRSRTFRVAILEACLGIAGMLASIIGGHWCKAQGYINPFWLVFAGNLVTALYAIFCVRESVREKKCAKLFSSRHYLTVYRLFTVPGEDRHRAQLCLYSLALLLVVTVHFGAKDLFVLYELSSPLCWGSDLIGYASAAEHLTYLSSLAGLRALQLCLEDAWVAEMGLLSNISGLIVISVATTTALMFTGFGIRFLAMATTPVIRSKLSKLVDEREQGALFASVACVEGLSSLVSTGLFNALYPATLPFMKGFPFLFGGLILLIPVAIIGLTEKCSSKPEYREFTEASQE is encoded by the exons atggagagaTCCCGGCCCATGCCATCCGGTTTCTGGAGTAATAGTCAGGGAGAGCCCCGGACCATGCGACCCCCATCCCAGGGGCAAAAGTGGTTAAGTAACTTCGCTGGCTACAGAGCAGGCTCTCGTTGCCCGGTGTTTGATGCAAGTTGTAAGTGTTGG GAACTGGAGACCATGACAGCTCACTGGAACCTTTATATTAATCTGGGGGGCTTCCTGGCCGGGCTCTTTGCTGTCATGCTTCTCGGCCCCTGGAGTGACAGTGTTGGGCGCCGTCCGGTGCTCATTCTTCCAGCCCTTGGCCTGGCCCTGCAGGCTGCTATCTACCTTGTCGTCATGTACCAGAAACTGCACGTTGGCTACTTCTTGCTCGGACGGATTCTCAGTGGCCTGTGTGGGGACTTCAACATGATCCTTGCGGCTTGCTTCGCTTCCATTGCCGACACAAGTGACCGGCGCTCACGGACCTTCCGGGTGGCGATCCTGGAGGCCTGTCTGGGGATAGCGGGCATGTTGGCCAGCATCATCGGTGGACACTGGTGCAAAGCCCAAGGCTACATCAACCCCTTCTGGTTGGTGTTTGCTGGGAACCTTGTCACAGCGCTTTATGCGATCTTCTGCGTTCGAGAGTCTGTGCGCGAAAAGAAATGTGCGAAACTGTTTAGCAGCCGCCACTACCTGACTGTGTATCGCCTATTCACTGTGCCGGGCGAGGACAGGCACCGTGCCCAGCTCTGCCTTTATTCACTGGCTCTCCTGCTCGTTGTCACTGTGCATTTTGGGGCCAAGGACCTCTTTGTGCTGTATGAACTGAGCTCTCCGCTGTGCTGGGGCTCTGATCTCATCGGCTATGCTTCAGCAGCCGAACATCTGACATACCTCAGCAGCCTGGCAGGGCTCAGGGCGCTGCAGCTGTGCCTGGAGGATGCTTGGGTGGCAGAAATGGGCCTGCTCTCCAACATCTCCGGACTGATTGTCATTTCCGTGGCAACTACAACTGCTCTGATGTTTACAG GTTTTGGAATCCGATTTTTAGCAATGGCAACAACTCCTGTAATACGGTCAAAGCTTTCAAAGCTGGTGGATGAGAGAGAACAGG GTGCTCTCTTCGCATCAGTTGCGTGTGTAGAAGGTCTTTCGTCGCTGGTATCCACAGGACTCTTTAATGCTCTTTACCCTGCGACCCTGCCCTTCATGAAAGGATTTCCCTTTCTCTTTGGAGGACTTATACTTCTTATTCCAGTTGCAATTATTGG GTTGACTGAAAAATGCAGTTCCAAGCCGGAATA